In Mucilaginibacter sp. KACC 22063, the genomic stretch TAGCACATTTGATACCTACGCCATATTGTTTAATCGCGTTAGCAGCATCAATAGTAACTTGGTCGTTGGTTTCGTCGCGGTATTCAATACCTAGGTCGTAATATTTTATATCCAGATCAAGATAAGGTAATATCAGCTTATCTTTAATAAACTTCCAGATAATGCGGGTCATTTCATCCCCATCCAGTTCAACCACCGGATTTTCTACTTTAATTTTTGACATCTCTGATACTTTTCGGTTAGTGGGCTCAAATATATAAAAATGAGATATACAAATTAGTCAAATCAAAAAAGTGACAAAGGGAATTGTGAGCTCCGTTGCACACCTATACCGTAGGTTTCGCAGCGAATATCGGTGTATAGTATTTAAGGTAACCGAAGCCCAAAAACAGGTTAAGCACCAATACACCTACACCCATTGGCACACCTGCAGGGGCTAAAATGGTATGGAACAAAAATATGTTCAACGAAATAGGGAAAAGGATCAGGATAAAAAATGCCGTGTAGCGATTAAGTAATAAAAATAATCCGCCTAAAATTTCAATTACTTTCATGTACTGGAAAAAGTAACCCGA encodes the following:
- a CDS encoding DoxX family membrane protein, translated to MKIAVLVARILLGLIYLVFGLNFFFHFIPMQVPAMTEKATAFQGGLYGSGYFFQYMKVIEILGGLFLLLNRYTAFFILILFPISLNIFLFHTILAPAGVPMGVGVLVLNLFLGFGYLKYYTPIFAAKPTV